One stretch of Ptiloglossa arizonensis isolate GNS036 chromosome 7, iyPtiAriz1_principal, whole genome shotgun sequence DNA includes these proteins:
- the Cad96cb gene encoding protocadherin Fat 4-like Cad96Ca encodes MRHNILRILPILCCTLRLHSGQLIRDARCFLENGATAAHLFVSEDLPVGDTVGVLGVLGDPGPQGDIELRLQEIDSPVTFAAYSKNLTLIRPLDKEGVDGPASVYVNVICERKHTLDPGFVIPVNIRVTDANDNAPQFVNAPYVLNISEVTVVGTRVLQGVRAVDADQPGPFSTVQYAVLPGPHSDYFVFVNALEGTLVLRKPLDYESLANFSVNIRAQDQGNPPKSSTTTLHVNVIDADDQNPAFQSDQYKIVIPRHTKTRRILKVDPASIKALDQDVGINAPVKYTIQGGILPFLTLNPETAEVAITRPLYEHELLSPATIVVKATQVDNPDKYALSTIVVSRESDWNVEPTAGGRLPVKFIRRDHQTSIPENTPPGSVVLTTGVNKVDSNLRFWLVGAIEDLERFSITNSGELILKGTLDYERRIQHSFLVHVTDGHHNDTSRVNVSVEDVNEWEPRFRHPRYEFHAATLKEGSIVGKLEAADGDRDDKVSLSLRGPDARSFEIRENGELILRTSTTINGSLARLVAVASDSGRPPRSSMIPVIVHIPNSGSLPIAARAAPAWLGSSVLLVAVFGAVLGLLGVIILVLILYIYKHKRPKTSGSVSSVGTGYREKSPVPSALSPTPQVLGANMLQDTLDAPCRGNRSEGTHSIDENDEEADGGNDPNEDDCIDQEIVDDSNHNEMRETNNDGSDIENPVFGTRNSYSATIKSLSSARQVPLYARHKIAPAPNPPGLSATSNIPNIGGLVQNMNDLSAKTNANAGSRESSNYSADLPDSLMPAWPACSVSQRVKKLSWDDDDRTVDSVEVAAETRSRNSQSGTERLNLTVYF; translated from the exons ATGAGACACAACATTCTGAGGATCCTGCCAATCCTGTGCTGCACGCTGCGTTTACACAGTGGCCAAT TGATCCGTGACGCGCGATGTTTCTTGGAGAACGGTGCCACCGCTGCGCATCTCTTCGTCAGCGAAGATCTGCCGGTCGGTGACACCGTGGGTGTCCTGGGAGTTCTAGGAGATCCTGGACCACAAGGGGACATCGAGCTCAGACTCCAGGAAATCGACAGTCCCGTGACGTTCGCGGCCTACTCGAAGAACTTGACGCTGATCAGGCCCCTCGACAAGGAAGGCGTCGATGGACCGGCCAGTGTCTACGTGAACGTTATCTGCGAGAGGAAACATACCTTGGATCCT GGATTCGTGATACCAGTGAATATTCGCGTGACCGACGCGAACGACAACGCTCCGCAATTTGTGAACGCGCCTTACGTGCTCAACATCTCGGAG GTCACAGTGGTCGGTACAAGGGTACTCCAAGGAGTACGGGCTGTAGATGCTGATCAGCCAGGACCTTTTTCTACTGTTCAATATGCCGTATTGCCAGGACCACATtcg GACTATTTCGTGTTCGTGAACGCTTTGGAGGGTACTCTGGTTCTGAGGAAACCATTGGATTACGAATCTCTCGCTAATTTCTCCGTCAATATCCGAGCTCAG gATCAAGGCAATCCACCAAAATCGTCAACCACCACCCTTCACGTGAACGTCATCGACGCCGATGATCAAAATCCCGCCTTCCAGAGCGACCAATACAAAATCGTCATCCCTCGACACACAAAAACG aggaGGATATTGAAAGTGGATCCAGCCTCGATAAAGGCTCTGGATCAGGATGTAGGGATCAATGCTCCGGTTAAATACACAATTCAGGGTGGAATCCTGCCATTCCTCACACTGAACCCTGAAACTGCCGAGGTCGCCATAACGCGTCCGCTTTACGAGCATGAACTTTTATCTCCAGCGACAATTGTTGTAAAG GCTACGCAGGTGGACAACCCAGATAAATATGCACTTTCGACGATAGTCGTTTCGCGAGAAAGCGACTGGAACGTGGAACCTACCGCAG GTGGAAGATTGCCCGTGAAATTCATACGACGGGACCACCAGACAAGCATTCCAGAAAACACACCGCCAGGAAGCGTTGTATTAACGACAGGTGTTAACAAAGTGGATTCC aatttaaGGTTCTGGCTTGTTGGAGCGATCGAGGATCTAGAGAGGTTCTCCATCACCAATTCGGGTGAACTGATCTTGAAGGGCACTTTGGATTACGAAAGAAGGATCCAGCACAGCTTCTTGGTCCATGTCACTGATGGTCATCAT AACGACACGTCGCGGGTGAATGTCTCCGTCGAGGATGTAAACGAATGGGAACCCCGATTTCGACATCCCAGATACGAATTTCACGCTGCAACCTTGAAAGAGGGATCCATTGTTG GAAAATTAGAAGCTGCCGACGGAGATAGGGACGACAAGGTCAGTTTGTCCCTCAGAGGTCCAGATGCAAG GTCCTTCGAAATACGTGAAAATGGAGAACTGATTCTCAGAACATCGACGACTATAAATGGCTCTTTGGCTCGGTTGGTGGCTGTAGCCTCCGATTCAGGTCGTCCTCCTAG atCCAGCATGATCCCAGTGATCGTGCACATACCCAATAGTGGCTCCCTACCCATCGCTGCTAGAGCTGCACCTGCTTGGTTAGGCAGTAGCGTCCTGTTGGTTGCAGTCTTCGGTGCTGTCTTGGGTCTCCTTGGAGTCATTATACTTGTGTTAATTTTGTACATATATAAACA TAAGAGACCGAAAACCAGCGGCTCCGTAAGTTCCGTGGGAACTGGCTATCGCGAAAAATCACCGGTTCCTTCTGCTTTGAGCCCGACTCCTCAGGTACTCGGGGCGAACATGCTTCAAGACACCCTGGATGCACCGTGCAGAGGTAATCGCTCCGAGGGTACGCACAGCATCGACGAAAACGACGAAGAAGCTGACGGTGGTAACGATCCAAACGAGGACGATTGCATCGACCAAGAGATCGTCGACGATAGCAACCATAACGAAATGAGGGAAACGAATAATGACGGCAGTGACATCGAGAACCCTGTTTTTGGGACGAGGAACTCCTACAGTGCCAcgattaaaa GTCTATCATCGGCCAGGCAAGTGCCTCTCTACGCAAGGCACAAAATAGCCCCGGCTCCAAATCCGCCAGGTTTATCCGCGACGTCGAACATACCCAACATCGGCGGCTTGGTCCAGAACATGAACGACTTAAGCGCGAAGACCAATGCGAACGCAGGTTCTCGCGAGTCTTCCAATTACTCCGCGGATCTTCCAGACTCTTTGATGCCTGCCTGGCCCGCTTGCTCCGTTTCTCAGAGAGTTAAGAAACTGTCCTGGGACGATGACGATAGG